From Pandoraea norimbergensis, the proteins below share one genomic window:
- a CDS encoding DUF1993 domain-containing protein, translating into MSISLYRATVPVYLRGLTVMADYIKKARAHCEEKSLDPETILKAKLAPDMLDFTSQVQRVSDTAKFAVSRLTGVESPKFEDNETTFDQLRDRIANTEAFIAGVLEDRFEGAESREITLKFKAYQTTMDGVDYLLKFGLPNFYFHVTTTHDILRAQGVAVGKTDYLGPYEMEKI; encoded by the coding sequence ATGTCGATTTCCCTTTATCGCGCCACCGTTCCCGTCTACCTGCGCGGCTTGACGGTCATGGCCGACTACATCAAGAAAGCGCGCGCGCATTGTGAAGAAAAGTCGCTCGATCCCGAGACGATTCTGAAGGCGAAGCTGGCGCCGGACATGCTCGATTTCACCTCGCAGGTGCAGCGCGTCAGCGATACGGCAAAGTTTGCCGTGTCACGGCTGACGGGCGTGGAGTCGCCGAAATTCGAAGACAACGAAACGACGTTCGATCAACTGCGTGATCGCATCGCCAACACCGAAGCGTTTATCGCCGGTGTGCTCGAAGACCGTTTCGAAGGGGCGGAGTCGCGCGAGATCACCTTGAAGTTCAAGGCCTACCAGACGACGATGGATGGCGTGGATTATCTGCTGAAATTCGGCTTGCCGAACTTCTACTTCCACGTGACGACGACGCACGACATTCTGCGCGCGCAAGGCGTGGCCGTCGGGAAGACCGACTACCTCGGTCCGTACGAAATGGAAAAGATCTGA
- a CDS encoding GNAT family N-acetyltransferase has protein sequence MSPPARPTMAKTTTTAAAADVDVRRLVPADALAFQALRLAGLQAHPEAFGSSYEVEKDWPIERVREWLEVRPDVGVFGAFDRQGSDERLVGVLGLGRQKASKFAHVGFLWGMYVQADSVGRGIGRALIESAVALARSQPGLRHLTLQVSATNRAAIALYQSFGFVEIGREPDAMRIGNTYQDELRMYLPISTH, from the coding sequence ATGAGTCCTCCTGCCCGTCCGACGATGGCGAAAACGACGACCACGGCCGCTGCCGCAGACGTCGACGTGCGGCGTCTGGTGCCGGCCGACGCACTCGCCTTTCAGGCGTTGCGTCTGGCGGGCTTGCAGGCCCACCCGGAAGCATTCGGTTCCAGCTATGAAGTCGAAAAAGACTGGCCGATCGAGCGGGTGCGCGAGTGGTTGGAGGTGCGCCCGGATGTGGGCGTCTTCGGTGCGTTCGATCGCCAAGGCAGCGACGAACGTCTCGTCGGCGTGCTCGGGCTAGGCCGGCAGAAGGCCAGCAAGTTCGCGCACGTGGGGTTTCTGTGGGGGATGTATGTACAGGCCGACAGCGTCGGGCGCGGCATTGGCCGGGCGCTGATCGAATCGGCGGTGGCGCTCGCGCGCTCCCAACCCGGCCTGCGCCATCTGACGCTGCAAGTGAGTGCGACCAACCGGGCGGCGATCGCACTCTATCAATCGTTCGGATTTGTCGAAATCGGCCGTGAGCCCGATGCCATGCGCATCGGCAACACGTATCAGGACGAGTTACGCATGTACCTGCCGATTTCGACGCACTGA
- a CDS encoding type 1 glutamine amidotransferase domain-containing protein yields the protein MNILMVLTSHDRLGDTGKKTGFWLEEFAAPYYVFIDEGLAVTLASPAGGQPPLDPKSDEPDAQTDATRRFREDPDAQKALATTLRLADVKQDDYDAVFYPGGHGPLWDLAQDPNSIRLIEAFERAGKPIGFVCHAPGVLLKVRDANGEPLVRGRHVTGFSNDEEAAVGLTDIVPFLVETELAKLGGLYEKADNWQSHVVGDGRLVTGQNPASSEEAARTVLAMMEPRLP from the coding sequence ATGAACATCCTGATGGTTCTGACCTCGCACGACCGCTTGGGCGACACGGGCAAGAAGACCGGTTTCTGGCTCGAAGAATTCGCCGCGCCCTATTACGTCTTCATCGACGAAGGGCTCGCGGTCACACTCGCCTCACCGGCCGGCGGGCAACCGCCGCTCGATCCGAAGAGCGACGAGCCCGACGCACAGACCGACGCCACGCGCCGGTTTCGCGAAGACCCCGACGCGCAAAAGGCACTCGCCACCACGCTGCGGCTGGCCGACGTCAAGCAGGACGACTACGACGCCGTGTTCTATCCCGGCGGCCACGGCCCGCTATGGGATCTCGCGCAAGACCCGAACTCCATCCGTCTGATCGAAGCTTTCGAGCGCGCCGGCAAGCCCATCGGCTTTGTCTGCCATGCGCCCGGGGTGTTACTGAAAGTGCGCGATGCCAATGGCGAACCGCTCGTACGCGGGCGGCACGTAACGGGCTTCTCCAACGATGAAGAAGCGGCCGTCGGGCTGACTGACATCGTGCCGTTCCTCGTAGAAACCGAACTCGCGAAGCTGGGCGGGCTGTATGAAAAGGCCGACAACTGGCAATCGCACGTCGTCGGCGACGGCCGCCTCGTGACCGGTCAGAATCCCGCCTCGTCCGAAGAGGCCGCCCGCACGGTACTCGCCATGATGGAGCCACGTCTGCCATGA
- a CDS encoding glutathione S-transferase family protein, whose protein sequence is MQLIGMLDSPYVRRTAICLKLLGLPYEHRSLSVFSTFDAFAAINPVVKAPTLIADDGTVLMDSTLILQYLESLVDAEQRLIPVDPAERLRALRLTGLALAACEKSVQLVYERELRPLEKRHEPWTDRVRTQVRAAFRGLEVELAQVPILATPDAIGEHGVTIAVAWRFHQLLLPEVDFSAEFPEVARFSAQAEGMPAFRETPPI, encoded by the coding sequence ATGCAATTGATTGGAATGCTGGATTCCCCGTACGTACGCCGCACGGCCATCTGCCTGAAGCTGCTTGGCCTGCCGTACGAGCATCGCTCGCTGTCGGTGTTCAGCACCTTCGACGCCTTTGCCGCGATCAACCCGGTGGTGAAGGCCCCGACGCTGATCGCCGACGATGGCACGGTGCTGATGGATTCGACGCTGATTCTGCAATATCTGGAGTCGCTGGTCGATGCCGAACAGCGCTTGATTCCGGTCGACCCGGCCGAGCGGCTGCGCGCCTTGCGCCTGACGGGGCTGGCGCTGGCGGCCTGCGAAAAGTCGGTGCAATTGGTGTACGAGCGCGAACTGCGTCCGCTCGAGAAGCGGCACGAGCCGTGGACGGATCGTGTGCGCACGCAGGTGCGTGCGGCGTTTCGTGGGCTGGAGGTGGAGCTGGCGCAGGTGCCGATTCTGGCAACGCCGGACGCGATCGGCGAGCATGGCGTGACGATCGCCGTGGCCTGGCGCTTTCACCAGTTGCTCTTGCCAGAGGTCGATTTCAGCGCGGAGTTTCCGGAAGTGGCCCGGTTCTCCGCGCAGGCAGAGGGGATGCCCGCGTTTCGCGAGACCCCTCCGATCTGA